A single region of the Pseudomonas mandelii genome encodes:
- a CDS encoding flagellar hook-length control protein FliK, translating to MPVTPHSLLQAAATAKTQVASANTPALTAEPGGKASSFADVYADQARNKPSVVADKAAKPATENASKTHGKPDVSTDKPAAPERAVADSGNSLPADKPAPTDDTAASDNQPETAETPVADTAPVDPSLDPALDPALMQAVQPSVTVPAAQTAAPVVTTAQPQAEAPVAAAVVAASVPVETATDGDFDPEADPLDALPAVRMAMEQSGHVSASSQAQSKATAAQTQADGELTAAQNFAAGMASMLDVQADKDSTSQGGEKAFSGLIDSGLKDLTSASSDTRVDDFANRLAALTQAATPKTANALPVNQPIAMHQSGWTEEVVNRVMYLSSANLKAADIQLQPAELGRLDIRVNMVPDQQTQVTFMSAHPSVREALDSQMQRLRDMFVQQGMGQVDVNVSDQSRGWQGQDQAQQGQGGRTSANGGRLDSMDDEVATAVAEVAATATSVIGSSAVDYYA from the coding sequence ATGCCCGTTACCCCCCATTCGCTTCTTCAGGCCGCCGCGACGGCCAAGACTCAAGTCGCCTCCGCCAATACCCCGGCGCTGACCGCTGAGCCAGGGGGCAAGGCGTCCAGCTTCGCTGATGTTTACGCCGATCAAGCCCGGAACAAGCCTTCTGTGGTCGCCGATAAAGCGGCTAAACCGGCTACCGAAAATGCCTCGAAAACCCACGGCAAACCGGATGTCAGCACTGACAAGCCTGCCGCCCCGGAACGGGCGGTTGCCGATAGCGGCAATTCCTTGCCCGCCGATAAACCGGCGCCGACCGATGACACAGCTGCCAGCGACAACCAGCCCGAGACGGCTGAAACGCCGGTGGCCGATACGGCGCCTGTCGATCCGAGCCTCGACCCGGCCCTTGATCCTGCGTTGATGCAGGCAGTACAGCCGTCGGTAACCGTACCGGCCGCGCAAACAGCTGCACCAGTTGTCACGACCGCACAGCCGCAGGCTGAAGCGCCGGTTGCCGCCGCCGTTGTTGCCGCGTCTGTGCCAGTGGAGACGGCCACTGACGGCGATTTTGATCCCGAAGCTGATCCGCTCGACGCATTGCCCGCCGTACGCATGGCCATGGAGCAGAGCGGCCACGTATCCGCCAGCAGCCAGGCCCAGTCCAAAGCCACGGCTGCCCAGACCCAGGCTGACGGTGAGCTGACGGCGGCGCAGAACTTTGCCGCCGGCATGGCCAGCATGCTCGACGTGCAAGCCGACAAGGACAGCACCAGTCAGGGTGGCGAGAAAGCCTTCAGCGGTCTGATTGATAGCGGCCTCAAGGATTTGACGTCCGCCAGCAGCGATACCCGTGTCGATGACTTCGCCAACCGTCTGGCGGCACTGACCCAGGCGGCCACCCCAAAAACCGCCAATGCCTTGCCGGTCAACCAACCGATCGCCATGCATCAGAGCGGCTGGACCGAGGAAGTGGTCAACCGCGTCATGTACCTTTCCAGCGCCAACCTCAAGGCGGCCGACATCCAGTTGCAACCGGCTGAACTGGGGCGTCTCGATATCCGGGTGAACATGGTTCCCGACCAGCAGACCCAGGTTACCTTCATGAGCGCCCATCCAAGCGTTCGTGAAGCGCTGGACAGTCAGATGCAACGCCTGCGTGACATGTTCGTGCAACAGGGCATGGGCCAGGTCGACGTCAATGTGTCCGACCAGTCTCGTGGCTGGCAAGGCCAGGATCAGGCTCAGCAGGGGCAGGGCGGTCGGACCAGCGCCAATGGAGGTCGTCTTGACTCCATGGATGACGAGGTCGCAACCGCCGTCGCCGAAGTGGCGGCAACCGCTACCAGCGTGATCGGCTCCAGCGCCGTCGACTACTACGCCTGA
- a CDS encoding Hpt domain-containing protein: MADTHLDRAVLSALQEVMEGDYPMLLDTFIADSEKRLCVLREAEDAAQLMSTAHSFKGSSSNMGAVRLAELCNELEQRAKQKSLAGIEKLVGEIDGEFAIVRPLYEAERQRSLAD, from the coding sequence GTGGCTGACACACATCTGGACCGTGCCGTGCTGAGCGCGCTGCAAGAGGTCATGGAGGGTGATTATCCGATGTTGCTGGATACCTTCATTGCCGATTCCGAAAAGCGCTTGTGCGTGTTGCGAGAGGCTGAAGATGCCGCGCAACTCATGAGCACCGCCCATAGTTTCAAGGGCAGCAGCAGCAATATGGGGGCCGTTCGTCTCGCTGAGCTGTGCAATGAGCTTGAGCAACGCGCCAAGCAAAAAAGCCTCGCCGGTATTGAAAAGCTGGTCGGGGAAATCGACGGCGAATTCGCCATTGTCCGACCGCTGTATGAGGCGGAGCGACAGCGCTCTCTAGCGGACTGA
- the fliO gene encoding flagellar biosynthetic protein FliO: MKRVLGFLLALPFSVLAAEPVATAAAAPAVSSGVAGQLTQLVFGLLLVLGLIFFLAWLLRRVQQAGPAGKGQVIEIVGSRALGPRDRLMLVQVGNEQILLGLSPGTITALHVLKEPIEVPTTTEKATPEFAQHLLKILGKDQKDKK; this comes from the coding sequence GTGAAGAGGGTTCTGGGGTTTTTATTGGCGTTGCCGTTCAGCGTTCTGGCCGCCGAGCCGGTTGCGACGGCGGCGGCCGCGCCGGCAGTCAGTAGCGGTGTGGCCGGGCAACTGACGCAGTTGGTCTTCGGCTTGCTGTTGGTGCTGGGGTTGATCTTCTTCCTCGCCTGGCTGCTGCGCCGGGTCCAGCAGGCCGGGCCGGCCGGTAAGGGGCAGGTGATCGAGATTGTCGGTTCCCGTGCCTTGGGCCCCCGCGACCGTTTGATGCTGGTGCAAGTCGGCAATGAGCAGATCTTGCTTGGCCTGAGCCCCGGCACGATCACTGCACTGCATGTGCTTAAAGAGCCGATTGAAGTGCCGACCACCACCGAGAAAGCGACCCCGGAGTTTGCCCAGCATCTGTTGAAGATACTCGGCAAGGATCAGAAGGATAAGAAGTAA
- the fliN gene encoding flagellar motor switch protein FliN — translation MNDDMNAQDDQALADEWAAALEETGDAGQADIDALLAADVGSSSSNRLPMEEFGSVPKNHDPVTLDGPNLDVILDIPVSISMEVGSTDINIRNLLQLNQGSVIELDRLAGEPLDVLVNGTLIAHGEVVVVNEKFGIRLTDVISPSERIKKLR, via the coding sequence ATGAACGACGATATGAACGCCCAGGACGACCAGGCACTGGCTGACGAATGGGCTGCTGCCCTGGAAGAAACCGGTGATGCCGGCCAGGCCGATATCGACGCCTTGCTGGCCGCCGACGTCGGCAGCTCGTCGTCTAACCGTCTGCCGATGGAAGAGTTCGGCAGCGTGCCGAAGAACCACGATCCGGTCACCCTGGACGGTCCGAACCTCGACGTGATCCTCGACATTCCGGTGTCGATTTCCATGGAAGTGGGCAGCACCGACATCAACATCCGCAACCTGCTGCAACTCAACCAGGGTTCGGTGATCGAGCTGGACCGACTGGCCGGTGAGCCGCTGGACGTACTGGTCAACGGCACCCTGATCGCCCACGGCGAAGTGGTTGTGGTCAACGAGAAGTTTGGCATCCGCCTGACCGACGTGATCAGCCCAAGCGAACGTATCAAGAAGCTGCGCTAA
- a CDS encoding ATP-binding SpoIIE family protein phosphatase, whose amino-acid sequence MQPSLEPLTILIAEDSAADRMLLSSIVRRQGHQVLTAANGAEAVEAFRQQRPHLVLMDAMMPVMDGFEAARQIKALAGETLVPIIFLTSLTESEALARCLEAGGDDFLAKPYNQVILAAKIKAMDRLRRLQATVLQQRDLIAKHHDYLLNEQRVAKAVFDKVAHSGCLSAPNIRYLQSPYALFNGDLLLAAFTPAGDMHVLLGDFTGHGLPAAVGAMPLAEVFYGMTAKGYGLAETLREMNAKLKRILPVDMFCCATLLCLSFQRRSVEVWNGGMPDGYLHNIVSGERTPLTARHLPLGILSPQTFNDRTEVFPMAVGDRVFLLSDGVIDTCDANDQLFGVERLHQVFAANRQPDALFEDIEQALRDFRGEARDDVSMVEISLLEAEQLNPPAPVYSDSGQSCPLDWSVSFEFRAATLKRFNPLPYLLQLLLEVHGLRAQSGALHSVLAELYSNALEHGVLGLDSSLKRDASGFARYYQTRNERLEALQDGFVRVHLQIVPTGKGGSLIVRVEDSGKGFDVARVMERPVDGGRLSGRGVSLIRQLSRSASWSDDGRSARVEFFWEALA is encoded by the coding sequence ATGCAGCCGTCGCTTGAACCGCTGACCATCCTCATCGCCGAAGACAGCGCGGCCGATCGCATGCTCCTGTCGAGCATTGTCCGTCGTCAGGGCCACCAGGTATTGACGGCCGCCAACGGCGCCGAAGCCGTCGAAGCGTTTCGCCAGCAGCGGCCGCACCTGGTTCTGATGGACGCCATGATGCCGGTCATGGACGGTTTCGAGGCGGCACGACAGATCAAGGCGCTGGCCGGGGAAACCCTGGTGCCGATCATCTTCCTGACCTCGCTGACCGAAAGCGAGGCCCTGGCCCGGTGTCTGGAGGCCGGTGGTGACGACTTTCTGGCAAAGCCCTACAACCAGGTGATCCTTGCCGCCAAGATCAAGGCCATGGATCGCTTGCGCCGGTTGCAGGCCACGGTGCTACAGCAGCGTGACCTGATCGCCAAACATCATGACTACTTGCTCAACGAGCAGCGGGTGGCCAAGGCCGTATTCGACAAGGTGGCGCATTCGGGCTGCCTGAGTGCGCCAAACATCCGCTACTTGCAATCACCTTACGCGCTGTTCAACGGCGATCTGCTGCTGGCGGCATTCACCCCGGCCGGCGACATGCATGTGCTACTGGGTGATTTCACCGGTCACGGGCTGCCGGCCGCGGTGGGCGCCATGCCCTTGGCTGAAGTCTTCTATGGCATGACAGCCAAAGGGTATGGCCTGGCTGAAACCCTGCGTGAGATGAACGCCAAGCTCAAGCGCATTCTGCCGGTGGACATGTTCTGCTGCGCCACCTTGCTGTGCCTGAGCTTTCAGCGGCGCTCGGTGGAAGTCTGGAACGGCGGGATGCCGGACGGTTATCTGCACAACATCGTCAGCGGTGAGCGCACGCCGTTGACGGCGCGGCATTTGCCGTTGGGCATATTGAGCCCGCAAACCTTCAATGACCGCACCGAAGTGTTTCCGATGGCCGTTGGTGATCGGGTGTTTCTACTCTCCGACGGGGTCATCGATACCTGCGATGCCAACGATCAGTTGTTCGGTGTAGAGCGCTTGCATCAGGTGTTTGCGGCCAATCGTCAGCCAGACGCGCTGTTCGAGGACATCGAGCAGGCACTGCGAGATTTTCGTGGCGAGGCCCGCGATGATGTGAGCATGGTCGAGATCAGTCTGCTGGAGGCCGAGCAATTGAACCCTCCGGCGCCGGTGTATTCCGACAGCGGCCAGTCGTGTCCGCTGGACTGGTCGGTGAGTTTCGAGTTTCGCGCCGCGACACTCAAACGTTTCAATCCGCTGCCGTACCTGTTGCAGTTGTTGCTTGAGGTCCATGGTCTGCGGGCTCAGAGTGGGGCGCTCCACAGCGTGTTGGCAGAACTGTATTCCAACGCCCTTGAGCACGGCGTGCTGGGGCTGGATTCAAGCCTCAAGCGCGATGCTTCGGGTTTTGCGCGCTATTATCAAACGCGCAATGAGCGGCTGGAGGCGTTGCAGGACGGCTTTGTGCGGGTGCATTTGCAGATCGTGCCGACGGGCAAGGGCGGCAGCCTGATTGTGCGGGTCGAAGACAGTGGCAAAGGTTTCGATGTGGCGCGGGTAATGGAGCGTCCCGTCGACGGTGGCCGTCTGTCGGGGCGCGGCGTCAGTCTGATCCGCCAATTGAGCCGTAGTGCGAGCTGGTCCGACGATGGTCGTAGTGCTCGCGTAGAGTTTTTCTGGGAGGCTCTGGCATAA
- the fliJ gene encoding flagellar export protein FliJ translates to MALSRAARLAPVVEMAEKAEKTAVMRLGHFQGQVRVAESKLADLENFRLEYQEQWIVRGSTGVSGQWLLGYQGFLAQLGTAIDQQRQSLNWHQNNLNKARESWQQAFARVEGLRKLVQRYMDEARKLEDKREQKLLDELSQRLPRHDPY, encoded by the coding sequence ATGGCCCTGAGCCGCGCGGCACGCCTGGCACCCGTGGTGGAAATGGCCGAAAAGGCCGAAAAAACCGCGGTCATGCGCCTCGGGCACTTCCAGGGCCAGGTTCGTGTGGCGGAAAGCAAGCTCGCCGACCTCGAAAACTTCCGCCTCGAATACCAGGAACAATGGATTGTGCGCGGTAGCACTGGCGTTTCCGGCCAGTGGTTGCTTGGCTATCAGGGGTTTCTTGCGCAACTGGGCACCGCCATCGATCAGCAGCGCCAAAGCCTGAACTGGCACCAGAACAACCTGAACAAGGCGCGCGAGTCCTGGCAGCAGGCGTTTGCCCGGGTCGAAGGTTTGCGCAAACTTGTACAACGCTACATGGACGAGGCGCGCAAGCTCGAAGACAAGCGCGAGCAGAAGCTGCTGGACGAATTGTCCCAGCGGTTGCCGCGGCATGATCCGTATTGA
- the fliI gene encoding flagellar protein export ATPase FliI — MRLDRTSFAKRLGSYAEVTTLAGAPILEGRLLRMVGLTLEAEGLRAAMGSRCMVINDDSYQPVQVEAEVMGFSGSKVFLMPVGSVAGIAPGARVVPMADTGRLPMGMSMLGRVLDGAGRALDGKGGMKAEDWVPMDGPTINPLKREPISEPLDVGIRTINGLLTVGRGQRLGLFAGTGVGKSVLLGMMTRFTEADIIVVGLIGERGREVKEFIEHILGEEGLKRSVVVASPADDAPLMRLRAAMYCTRIAEYFRDKGKNVLLLMDSLTRFAQAQREIALAIGEPPATKGYPPSVFAKLPKLVERAGNAEKGGGSITAFYTVLSEGDDQQDPIADSARGVLDGHIVLSRRLAEEGHYPAIDIEASISRVMPSVVSPEHMARAQMFKQYWSRYQQSRDLISVGAYVPGGDRETDVAISLQPAMTTYLRQGLNDNIGMGASENHLASIFAPAAGG; from the coding sequence ATGCGCCTTGATCGCACCAGCTTCGCCAAGCGCCTGGGCAGTTACGCCGAGGTCACTACGCTGGCGGGGGCGCCGATCCTCGAAGGCCGTCTGCTGCGCATGGTGGGCCTGACCCTCGAAGCCGAAGGTTTGCGCGCGGCAATGGGCAGCCGCTGCATGGTCATCAACGACGACAGTTATCAACCGGTGCAGGTCGAAGCCGAAGTCATGGGTTTCTCCGGCAGCAAGGTGTTCCTGATGCCGGTCGGCAGCGTCGCCGGCATTGCGCCCGGTGCCCGTGTGGTGCCTATGGCAGACACTGGCCGCTTGCCGATGGGCATGAGCATGCTCGGGCGGGTGCTGGACGGTGCCGGCCGTGCGCTGGACGGCAAGGGCGGCATGAAGGCCGAAGACTGGGTGCCGATGGACGGCCCGACCATTAACCCGCTCAAGCGTGAACCGATCAGTGAACCGCTCGATGTGGGCATTCGCACCATCAACGGTTTGTTGACGGTCGGTCGCGGTCAGCGTCTCGGTCTGTTCGCCGGTACCGGCGTCGGTAAATCCGTGCTGCTGGGCATGATGACCCGCTTTACCGAGGCCGACATTATCGTGGTCGGGCTGATCGGTGAGCGGGGTCGTGAGGTTAAAGAATTCATCGAGCACATCCTCGGTGAAGAAGGGCTCAAGCGTTCGGTGGTCGTCGCCTCGCCAGCGGACGATGCACCGCTGATGCGTCTGCGCGCCGCCATGTACTGCACGCGCATCGCCGAGTATTTCCGCGACAAGGGCAAGAACGTCCTGTTGCTCATGGACTCGCTGACCCGTTTCGCCCAGGCCCAGCGGGAAATCGCCCTGGCCATTGGCGAGCCGCCCGCAACCAAAGGCTATCCGCCGTCGGTGTTCGCCAAGTTGCCGAAACTGGTGGAGCGGGCCGGTAACGCCGAGAAGGGCGGCGGTTCGATCACCGCGTTCTACACCGTGTTGTCCGAAGGCGATGACCAGCAGGACCCGATTGCCGACTCGGCGCGAGGCGTGCTCGACGGGCACATCGTGCTGTCCCGGCGCCTGGCCGAAGAAGGTCATTACCCGGCCATCGATATCGAAGCCTCCATCAGCCGGGTCATGCCGTCGGTGGTCAGCCCCGAGCACATGGCGCGGGCGCAGATGTTCAAACAGTACTGGTCGCGCTATCAGCAGAGCCGCGACTTGATCAGCGTCGGTGCCTACGTGCCGGGCGGTGATCGTGAAACCGACGTCGCGATTTCCTTGCAGCCCGCCATGACCACTTATCTGCGTCAGGGCTTGAACGACAACATCGGCATGGGCGCCAGCGAAAACCACCTCGCCTCGATCTTCGCTCCGGCAGCGGGCGGCTAA
- the fliM gene encoding flagellar motor switch protein FliM, which yields MAVQDLLSQDEIDALLHGVDDGLVQTDNAAEPGSVKSYDLTSQDRIVRGRMPTLEMINERFARYTRISMFNMLRRSADVAVGGVQVMKFGEYVHSLYVPTSLNLVKIKPLRGTALFILDAKLVFKLVDNFFGGDGRHAKIEGREFTPTELRVVRMVLEQAFVDLKEAWQAIMEVNFEYINSEVNPAMANIVGPSEAVVVSTFHIELDGGGGDLHVTMPYSMIEPVREMLDAGFQSDLDDQDERWVNALRQDVLDVDVPIGATVARRQLRLRDILHMQPGDVIPVEMPEEMIMRANGVPAFKVKMGSHKGNLALQVIEPIERR from the coding sequence ATGGCCGTGCAGGACCTGCTGTCCCAGGATGAGATCGATGCGCTGTTGCATGGCGTCGACGATGGTCTGGTACAGACCGATAACGCTGCCGAACCCGGCAGCGTCAAAAGCTACGACCTGACCAGCCAGGATCGCATCGTCCGTGGACGCATGCCGACCCTGGAAATGATCAACGAGCGATTCGCCCGCTACACCCGCATCAGCATGTTCAACATGCTGCGCCGCTCGGCGGACGTTGCCGTCGGCGGTGTGCAGGTGATGAAGTTCGGCGAATACGTGCACTCGCTGTACGTGCCGACCAGCCTCAACCTGGTCAAGATCAAGCCGTTGCGCGGCACCGCGCTGTTCATCCTTGACGCCAAACTGGTGTTCAAGCTGGTGGACAACTTCTTCGGCGGTGACGGCCGTCACGCGAAGATCGAAGGGCGTGAATTCACCCCCACCGAGCTGCGTGTGGTGCGCATGGTGCTGGAGCAGGCCTTCGTCGATTTGAAGGAAGCCTGGCAGGCGATCATGGAAGTGAACTTCGAGTACATCAACTCGGAAGTGAACCCGGCCATGGCCAATATCGTCGGTCCGAGCGAAGCGGTGGTGGTGTCCACTTTCCACATCGAACTCGATGGGGGTGGCGGCGACCTGCACGTGACCATGCCGTACTCGATGATCGAGCCGGTGCGCGAAATGCTTGACGCCGGCTTCCAGTCGGATCTGGACGATCAGGACGAGCGCTGGGTCAACGCCCTGCGCCAGGACGTGCTGGACGTCGACGTGCCGATCGGTGCCACGGTTGCCCGTCGCCAGTTGCGTTTGCGCGACATCCTGCACATGCAGCCGGGTGACGTGATCCCGGTCGAGATGCCGGAAGAGATGATCATGCGCGCCAACGGCGTGCCGGCCTTCAAGGTCAAGATGGGCTCGCATAAAGGCAACCTCGCGTTGCAGGTGATCGAGCCGATCGAGCGTCGCTGA
- the fliL gene encoding flagellar basal body-associated protein FliL: MAKSDAVVKEPATKGKVKLIIAIVVALLLAVGMSVGATWFFMHSAQSKPVAAETAVVGKQPAIFEPMAPAFVANYNVNGRQRYMQVSITLQGRNQVDLEALKVHMPVIRNNLVMLFSGQDFATLATPVGQEMLRQKATASVQEVAQKELGKVVIEQLLFTNFVLQ; the protein is encoded by the coding sequence ATGGCGAAGAGCGACGCAGTAGTAAAAGAACCCGCAACCAAAGGCAAGGTCAAGCTGATCATTGCGATCGTGGTGGCCCTGTTGCTGGCGGTCGGCATGTCCGTGGGGGCGACCTGGTTCTTCATGCACAGTGCCCAGAGCAAGCCTGTCGCCGCCGAAACCGCTGTGGTCGGCAAGCAGCCAGCGATTTTCGAGCCCATGGCCCCGGCTTTCGTGGCCAACTACAACGTGAACGGTCGCCAGCGCTACATGCAGGTGAGCATCACCCTGCAAGGCCGTAATCAGGTTGATCTGGAAGCGCTCAAAGTGCATATGCCGGTGATCCGCAACAACCTGGTCATGCTGTTCTCCGGCCAGGACTTCGCCACGCTGGCGACCCCGGTTGGCCAGGAGATGTTGCGTCAGAAGGCCACGGCCAGCGTCCAGGAAGTGGCGCAGAAAGAACTCGGCAAAGTGGTTATCGAACAGCTGCTTTTTACTAATTTCGTACTGCAGTAG
- a CDS encoding STAS domain-containing protein, whose translation MSVVTDVSPDGKKLTISIEGRFDFGRHQEFRESYEKLEKKPESVVVDLRKATYLDSSALGMLLLLRDHAGGDSSDIRVVNSNSDVRKILAISNFDKLFDIT comes from the coding sequence ATGTCAGTTGTTACAGATGTATCTCCGGATGGGAAAAAGCTGACGATTTCGATCGAGGGACGATTCGATTTTGGTCGGCATCAGGAGTTTCGCGAGTCTTACGAGAAACTCGAAAAAAAACCGGAATCTGTTGTGGTGGACTTAAGGAAAGCCACGTATCTCGATAGCTCGGCGCTGGGGATGCTGCTTCTGCTCCGTGATCACGCCGGTGGCGACAGTTCCGATATTCGCGTCGTTAACAGCAATTCAGATGTGCGCAAGATCCTCGCCATCTCCAATTTCGACAAGCTGTTCGACATCACTTGA